One Nocardia farcinica genomic region harbors:
- the atpD gene encoding F0F1 ATP synthase subunit beta gives MTAAVTQDNTSRTGAAAGRVVRVIGPVVDVEFPRGAIPELFNALHADITLTSVAKTLTLEVAQHLGDNIVRTISMQPTDGLVRGATVTDTGKPISVPVGDVVKGHVFNALGDCLDTPGLGRDGEQWGIHRKPPSFDQLEGKTELLETGIKVIDLLTPYVKGGKIGLFGGAGVGKTVLIQEMITRIAREFSGTSVFAGVGERTREGTDLHLEMEEMGVLQDTALVFGQMDEPPGTRMRVALSALTMAEYFRDVQHQDVLLFIDNIFRFTQAGSEVSTLLGRMPSAVGYQPTLADEMGELQERITSTRGRSITSLQAIYVPADDYTDPAPATTFAHLDATTELSRPISQKGIYPAVDPLTSTSRILEASIVGDRHFAVANEVKRILQKYKELQDIIAILGMDELSEEDKVLVGRARRLEKFLGQNFIVAEKFTGQPGSVVPLEQTIDDFDRVCKGEFDHYPEQAFNSCGGLDDVEKAAKKIAGK, from the coding sequence ATGACCGCAGCTGTCACTCAAGACAACACGAGCCGGACCGGCGCCGCCGCAGGCCGCGTCGTCCGGGTCATCGGCCCCGTCGTGGACGTCGAGTTCCCGCGTGGCGCGATTCCTGAGCTGTTCAACGCTCTGCACGCCGACATCACGCTGACCTCGGTGGCCAAGACGCTGACCCTCGAGGTCGCCCAGCACCTCGGCGACAACATCGTCCGCACCATCTCCATGCAGCCGACCGACGGCCTGGTCCGCGGCGCGACCGTCACCGACACCGGCAAGCCGATCTCGGTGCCCGTCGGCGACGTCGTCAAGGGCCACGTCTTCAACGCCCTCGGCGACTGCCTGGACACCCCCGGCCTGGGCCGCGACGGCGAGCAGTGGGGCATCCACCGCAAGCCGCCGAGCTTCGATCAGCTCGAGGGCAAGACCGAGCTGCTCGAGACCGGCATCAAGGTCATCGACCTGCTGACCCCGTACGTGAAGGGCGGCAAGATCGGTCTGTTCGGTGGCGCCGGTGTCGGCAAGACCGTTCTGATCCAGGAGATGATCACCCGTATCGCGCGGGAGTTCTCCGGCACCTCGGTGTTCGCCGGCGTCGGCGAGCGCACCCGTGAGGGCACCGACCTGCACCTGGAGATGGAGGAGATGGGCGTCCTCCAGGACACCGCCCTCGTCTTCGGCCAGATGGACGAGCCGCCGGGCACCCGTATGCGCGTGGCGCTGTCCGCGCTGACGATGGCGGAGTACTTCCGCGACGTCCAGCACCAGGACGTGCTGCTGTTCATCGACAACATCTTCCGGTTCACCCAGGCCGGTTCCGAGGTCTCGACCCTGCTGGGCCGCATGCCCTCGGCCGTCGGTTACCAGCCGACCCTGGCCGACGAGATGGGTGAGCTGCAGGAGCGCATCACCTCGACCCGTGGCCGGTCCATCACCTCGCTGCAGGCCATCTACGTGCCCGCCGACGACTACACCGACCCGGCGCCGGCGACCACCTTCGCCCACCTGGACGCGACGACCGAGCTCTCCCGCCCGATTTCGCAGAAGGGCATCTACCCCGCCGTCGACCCGCTGACCTCGACCTCGCGCATCCTCGAGGCCTCGATCGTCGGCGACCGGCACTTCGCGGTGGCCAACGAGGTGAAGCGGATCCTGCAGAAGTACAAGGAGCTGCAGGACATCATCGCCATCCTCGGCATGGACGAGCTCTCCGAAGAGGACAAGGTCCTCGTCGGCCGCGCCCGTCGCCTGGAGAAGTTCCTCGGCCAGAACTTCATCGTGGCCGAGAAGTTCACCGGTCAGCCGGGTTCGGTCGTGCCGCTCGAGCAGACCATCGACGACTTCGATCGCGTCTGCAAGGGCGAGTTCGACCACTACCCCGAGCAGGCGTTCAACTCCTGCGGTGGTCTCGACGACGTCGAGAAGGCCGCCAAGAAGATCGCCGGAAAGTAG
- a CDS encoding cob(I)yrinic acid a,c-diamide adenosyltransferase: protein MSVHLTRIYTRTGDDGTTGLSDFSRVPKTDPRLVAYADCDEANAAIGVALALGDPDERVRPVLRQVQNDLFDAGADLSTPVVAEPKYPPLRITQDYIDRLEKWCDEFNAELAPLNSFILPGGTPLAALLHTARTVARRAERSAWAAVRSYPDDTSVLPAKYLNRLSDLLFILSRYTNPDGDVLWRPGGAESAR from the coding sequence GTGAGCGTGCACCTGACGCGGATCTACACCCGCACCGGCGACGACGGCACCACCGGCCTGAGCGACTTCTCCCGGGTCCCCAAGACCGACCCGCGCCTGGTCGCCTATGCCGACTGTGACGAGGCGAACGCCGCGATCGGTGTCGCGCTCGCGCTGGGTGACCCCGACGAGCGGGTGCGGCCGGTGTTGCGGCAGGTGCAGAACGACCTGTTCGACGCGGGCGCGGATCTGTCCACCCCGGTGGTCGCCGAGCCGAAGTACCCGCCGCTGCGGATCACCCAGGACTACATCGATCGCCTGGAGAAGTGGTGCGATGAGTTCAATGCCGAACTGGCGCCGCTGAATTCGTTCATCCTGCCCGGCGGCACCCCGCTGGCCGCGCTGCTGCACACCGCGCGCACGGTGGCGCGCCGCGCCGAGCGCTCGGCCTGGGCGGCGGTGCGGTCCTACCCGGACGACACCAGCGTGCTGCCCGCCAAGTACCTCAACCGGCTCTCGGACCTGCTGTTCATCCTCAGCCGCTACACCAATCCGGACGGCGATGTGCTCTGGCGGCCCGGCGGTGCCGAATCCGCGCGGTGA
- a CDS encoding F0F1 ATP synthase subunit epsilon → MAAESTKDMSVDLVAVERRLWSGQATFVSAQTTEGQIGIMPGHEPLLGQLVEGGIVNIVPVEGERIVAAVHGGFFSVTAGTVRILAESAEFAGEVDVDEARKVLADSAASDEELRVAQGRVRAVEQVASA, encoded by the coding sequence ATGGCGGCTGAGTCCACGAAAGACATGTCGGTTGATCTCGTCGCGGTCGAGCGGCGGCTCTGGTCGGGCCAGGCCACGTTCGTCAGCGCGCAGACCACCGAGGGCCAGATCGGCATCATGCCGGGTCACGAGCCGCTGCTCGGCCAGCTGGTCGAGGGCGGGATCGTGAACATCGTCCCGGTGGAGGGCGAGCGGATCGTGGCCGCCGTGCACGGTGGCTTCTTCTCGGTCACCGCGGGCACGGTGCGCATCCTGGCCGAGTCGGCGGAGTTCGCCGGTGAGGTCGACGTCGACGAGGCTCGCAAGGTGCTGGCGGATTCCGCCGCCAGCGACGAGGAGCTGCGCGTGGCGCAGGGCCGGGTGCGCGCGGTCGAGCAGGTCGCGAGCGCCTAG
- the murA gene encoding UDP-N-acetylglucosamine 1-carboxyvinyltransferase has translation MSERFLVTGGNRLVGEVAVGGAKNSVLKLMAAALLAEGTTTITNCPDILDVPLMAEVLRGLGCEVTITDDAPGDRSVVTITTPAEPKYHADFPAVTQFRASVCVLGPLMARCKRAVVALPGGDAIGSRPLDMHQAGLRLLGATSEIEHGCVVARAEELRGARIRLDFPSVGATENILMAAVLAEGETVIDNAAREPDIVDLCNMLVQMGARISGAGTSVLTIQGVERLHPTEHRVIGDRIVAATWGIAAAMTMGDVRVTGVNPKHLALVLDKLRSAGARISFDVDGFRVVQPDRPRAVNFSTLPFPGFPTDLQPMAIGLAAIADGTSMITENIFEARFRFVEEMIRLGADARTDGHHAVVRGIPRLSSAPVWSSDIRAGAGLVLAGLVADGTTEVHDVFHIDRGYPNFVEQLQSLGGLVERVGGAE, from the coding sequence GTGAGTGAACGGTTTCTGGTCACCGGGGGCAATCGGCTCGTCGGCGAGGTCGCAGTGGGAGGCGCGAAGAACAGCGTCCTCAAGCTGATGGCGGCCGCGCTGCTGGCCGAGGGCACGACGACGATCACGAACTGCCCGGACATCCTCGACGTTCCGCTGATGGCGGAGGTGCTGCGCGGCCTCGGTTGCGAGGTGACCATCACCGACGACGCGCCGGGGGACCGGTCGGTGGTGACCATCACCACCCCGGCCGAACCGAAGTACCACGCCGACTTCCCGGCAGTCACCCAGTTCCGCGCCTCGGTGTGCGTGCTCGGGCCGCTGATGGCCCGGTGCAAGCGCGCGGTCGTGGCACTGCCCGGCGGTGACGCCATCGGTTCCCGTCCGCTCGACATGCACCAGGCTGGTCTGCGGCTGCTCGGCGCGACCAGCGAGATCGAGCACGGCTGCGTCGTCGCCCGCGCCGAGGAACTGCGCGGCGCCCGGATCCGCCTCGACTTCCCCTCGGTGGGCGCTACCGAGAACATCCTCATGGCGGCGGTGCTCGCCGAGGGCGAGACCGTCATCGACAACGCCGCCCGCGAGCCCGACATCGTCGACCTGTGCAACATGCTCGTGCAGATGGGCGCCCGGATCAGCGGGGCGGGCACCTCGGTGCTCACCATCCAGGGCGTCGAGCGCCTCCATCCCACCGAGCATCGCGTGATCGGCGACCGCATCGTCGCCGCCACCTGGGGTATCGCGGCCGCCATGACGATGGGCGACGTGCGGGTGACCGGCGTGAACCCCAAGCACCTGGCCCTGGTGCTGGACAAGCTGCGCTCGGCGGGTGCGCGAATCTCCTTCGATGTGGACGGCTTCCGGGTGGTGCAACCCGATCGCCCGCGCGCGGTGAACTTCTCGACGCTTCCGTTCCCCGGCTTCCCGACCGACCTGCAGCCGATGGCCATCGGCCTGGCCGCGATCGCCGACGGCACCTCGATGATCACCGAGAACATCTTCGAGGCGCGGTTCCGGTTCGTGGAGGAGATGATCCGGCTGGGCGCCGACGCGCGCACCGACGGTCACCACGCCGTGGTGCGCGGAATCCCGCGGCTGTCGAGCGCGCCGGTGTGGTCCTCCGACATCCGGGCGGGCGCCGGCCTGGTGCTGGCGGGCCTGGTCGCCGACGGCACCACCGAGGTGCACGACGTCTTCCACATCGACCGCGGGTACCCGAACTTCGTCGAGCAGCTGCAGTCGCTCGGCGGGCTCGTCGAGCGGGTGGGCGGCGCGGAGTAG
- a CDS encoding DUF2550 domain-containing protein, with translation MVVLIILVLLLVAVAVVSLYRLVMIRRGGTSAILRVLPASGGQGWRHGLIRYDEDRLVFFKLTSLKLGPDAVIHRRGIDIGNRRGPVGDEYDIMTDEIIVTEVSDSEGRYELALDRGARAAFLSWVESRPSDRARRMRGL, from the coding sequence ATGGTTGTCTTGATCATTCTGGTGTTGCTGCTGGTCGCGGTCGCTGTGGTCTCGCTCTACCGGCTCGTCATGATCCGGCGCGGGGGCACCTCGGCCATCCTGCGGGTACTGCCCGCCAGCGGCGGTCAGGGCTGGCGGCACGGTCTCATCCGCTACGACGAGGATCGCCTCGTCTTCTTCAAGCTCACCAGCCTCAAACTGGGCCCGGACGCGGTGATCCATCGCCGCGGTATCGACATCGGCAATCGCCGGGGCCCGGTGGGCGACGAATACGACATCATGACCGACGAGATCATCGTGACCGAGGTCTCCGATTCCGAAGGCCGCTACGAGCTCGCGCTGGACCGCGGGGCCCGGGCGGCCTTTCTGTCCTGGGTGGAATCCCGCCCCTCCGATCGCGCCCGGCGCATGCGGGGACTCTGA